From the Temnothorax longispinosus isolate EJ_2023e chromosome 6, Tlon_JGU_v1, whole genome shotgun sequence genome, one window contains:
- the LOC139814783 gene encoding uncharacterized protein — protein MDSIIDQINQQLVVSNFIAKAYDNFVRKGSSGITKQRTDIYLSSLEENWNRFSLTHDAILMEVARLTSEDRQLIRTHSYFTDRVLTTHRNYLAAVEQITARLSAEQQNVTGSFSTSSRSQDILVPNVSQHQHARLPQVNIPTFDGTPSEWLNFRDSFTSLVLSNASLTSIEKLQYLKTSLIGYAAHLIKNTTLTSDNLLKAWNLLLSFYDKPRIQVNTSSAKNPCPVCKRSHYIVKCPKYIDATTNQKLTLIAKYQLCYNCLAKHRVVNCKVTKRCRTCGKKHHTTIHKERTSSNTKDVKSEPQLKSSPAVAEAEKDTP, from the coding sequence ATGGATTCGATAATCGATCAGATCAATCAACAGCTCGTGGTGAGTAATTTCATAGCTAAAGCTTATGATAATTTTGTCAGGAAAGGGTCCTCAGGAATTACGAAACAAAGAACAGATATTTACCTTTCTTCCTTAGAGGAGAATTGGAATAGGTTCAGTTTAACACACGACGCCATTCTAATGGAAGTCGCTAGACTTACAAGTGAGGACAGGCAATTAATTCGAACGCACTCGTATTTCACGGATCGAGTCTTAACGACTCACAGGAATTATTTAGCAGCGGTTGAACAAATAACGGCTCGTCTCAGTGCAGAACAACAAAATGTAACAGGGTCTTTTTCTACATCATCTCGATCTCAGGATATTCTTGTACCTAACGTTTCTCAACATCAGCATGCTCGTCTTCCTCAAGTTAATATTCCGACGTTCGACGGTACTCCTTCAGAGTGGCTCAATTTTAGAGACTCGTTTACTTCTCTCGTTTTATCCAATGCGTCTTTAACATCAATAGAGAAGTTGCAATATTTGAAAACAAGTTTAATAGGCTATGCTGCTCACTTGATCAAGAATACGACACTCACTTCTGACAACCTTTTAAAAGCGTGGAATTTGTTGTTATCATTTTACGATAAGCCTAGAATTCAAGTTAATACTTCATCTGCTAAAAATCCTTGTCCAGTTTGTAAAAGAAGTCATTACATTGTGAAATGTCCTAAGTATATCGATGCGACTACAAATCAGAAGTTGACACTTATAGCCAAATAtcaattatgttataattgtTTAGCGAAGCACAGAGTAGTGAATTGTAAAGTAACTAAGCGTTGTCGTACATGTGGTAAGAAGCACCACACAACAATACACAAGGAAAGAACTTCTTCTAATACTAAAGATGTAAAATCAGAACCTCAACTTAAGTCCAGCCCAGCTGTAGCAGAAGCAGAAAAGGACACACCCTAA